The window CCGCGTGGGTCAGGTACTCCTGCGACATACCCGATGACAAGCCTGATTTCATGGAGACGGTGGGGATCGGGATAAAGCTGTTCGACGTGCCAGGTCGTAAATGTCTGGAGCCTGACGAAGAGTGTCCGACCGTCGATTTTCTCTTGCAAAACCACCCGGTGTTCTTCGTCAAGACGGCTCGCGCCATGTGTGATGCCTTTAATGATTTTACTGACTGGATCGCTGAACACCCGGAAACGGAAAAAGTGTTGAACGATATGCGAAAGTTTGTTCCCAGCCTGCTCTCAAGCCAACTCTGGAGCGTAATACCTCACCACTTCGGGGCGCATCATTATTGCAAGTACACGATTGTTCCCGAATTTAAATGTAACGAAAAAGAATCCACTTATAATGACCCGGATCACCTGAGAAAAGATTTGCACCAACGCCTGCTGACTTCCGAAGTCCGCTTGCACTTCATGGTCCAACTCTGGAACTCCAACGAGCCGGTGCCGGTGGATGATGCGATGTACCTCTGGGACGAAAAAGTAATGCCTGCCGTGCATGTGGCAACACTGACCCTCGCCCAACAAGACATCAATCAGCGAAACCAGGCGGCCTATGGCGAAGTCCTGGCGTTCAATCCATGGCGGACCCTCAAGGCACACGAGCCAGTGGGCAGCATCGCGCAGGCAAGAAAAGTGGTGTACCAGGCCTCGGCGGATGTCCGCCGCAACTACAACGGACAAACCCTGGGCGAGCCACGCACGCCACGCCCAGGCTCACTGGATTGAAGGCCGCGGCCAGACCTTTCAACGTCATCAAGGAAGAACGCAATGAATAAGGACATTCAACGCAAACCCGATCAGCCGGTGGATTTCAGCCGCGTCGTGCGTGCCGCCATTCACCCCGGGATAGGCATTGCGCGGTTGGGCAACAGCCGCGCCGACGACGGCTACTTTATTGGCCCGGAAACCACCGGGCAATTGTCCGGCGCGGATCTGCAGCCGCGAGATGAAGCCGGCGCACTCAAGCGCCAGGCTGCACGTTTCCGGATTTATGGATACGACGCCCAAGGGCACATCGTCGGGGAGCTGACAGCAGACCAGGCGCAGATCCAATGGCAGGTGCACCTGGCGAACCGCAAGGCCCAGTGGTACAAGTTCGACATCGCCATGGACATCGCACAGGCGGCAACGCTTCAGGTTCCGCTGCGCAATCCCCATATCGACGGCGCAGCCAGGGCCGACTTGGTGATCGATCCCGGGCCGCGAGGCATCAGCGGCAAGCACAGCAGCGGCAAGGATTACCGGTTCGACACCGGCAGCTTCATGGGCGTCAATGTCCCGCT of the Paucimonas lemoignei genome contains:
- a CDS encoding catalase translates to MKHPEQLNHASTATQCHEEAIQCLENLFIEQTQKARIRAGQCPVRRPVFLRHYGTAHGHFEVLQDLPPELCVGLFAKPCSYPAWVRYSCDIPDDKPDFMETVGIGIKLFDVPGRKCLEPDEECPTVDFLLQNHPVFFVKTARAMCDAFNDFTDWIAEHPETEKVLNDMRKFVPSLLSSQLWSVIPHHFGAHHYCKYTIVPEFKCNEKESTYNDPDHLRKDLHQRLLTSEVRLHFMVQLWNSNEPVPVDDAMYLWDEKVMPAVHVATLTLAQQDINQRNQAAYGEVLAFNPWRTLKAHEPVGSIAQARKVVYQASADVRRNYNGQTLGEPRTPRPGSLD